In the genome of Arachis stenosperma cultivar V10309 chromosome 6, arast.V10309.gnm1.PFL2, whole genome shotgun sequence, the window TCTGTCGCGTGCAATAAAGTAGAAAATATAAGTCATTTTTTTTGGACGTGTCATCTTTTTATAATTAACGGGCTTTTGTTTTGTTGGACTTTTTAATTTATTGGGACAAAAATTATGCACATAGAAATGTAATCAAGCATAATTGCTTGACAAAAAAAAGCATAATCATATACTGATAAAAAAATTCTACACatacaataattatattttgatattaacattttcatttaataattatacatgtattttttattttattaattaaaaattaatttatatattataaatatataaatataaattaaatagtTTCTTAGTCGTGAAAACCAAGCAATTTGAGAGGGAATGCTAAAGGAGTTTTGGtgcaatatataaaatttaatcaaagTATGCTTGAAAGCactacaaataaaaatatgaacTAGAATGGTAAgtgaataattaaaatattattttctcgttaataaaattattcatttttgTATCTCCAACATgagaacaataaaagaaaatcaaagaggtatataattaaaataaattttaaccaTAGTGCCTTTTCTTATCCAAGTTTGTAACAGAAGACACACCTATAGAGAAGTCGGGGCAAGCGAGATAATCAAATTTTTACCACCTCCATATTGTTCAGGTTGAACAGGTTCACGACCAATATTAGCATCACCTTCAGACACATCTATAGCAACTTCAGCACCTCCAGCTTGTTCAGGTTGAACATGTTCACCACCACCTTCAGACACATGTATAGTATTTTTACTACCTCCAGCAATTTCACTACCTCCAGATTGCTTAGTGGTAGTAATGATTGGGGAGGTGTAGGTGTAGGTTGGGGTGGATGCTTGTGGTAGTGTAGTAGAGATGGGGATGATGGCGGACTGGGGCTGCAGAGTGGTGGGGGTGGCGGTGCCGTGAGTTTTGGGGGTGGTTATGGGGGTAAAGGGTGGGTGTCGCGTTGGGGGTGGGAGTGATGGGAGTGGAGATGTCGTGGCTTGTGGTGGTGGCGGTGAGGATGCGGGGTGGCGGTGGGAGTTGGTGGTGGGGGGATGGTGGTAATTCTGCCGCTTGCAATGAAGTAGAAaatataatcaatttttttggaCGTGTAATCTTTCTTCAATTAACGGACTTTTGTTTTGTTGGAATTTATAATTGATTGGGACAAAAATTATGCAAACAGAAATGTAATCAAGCATTATTGTTTGGCCAAAAATAAAGCATAATTCTAtactgaccaaaaaattctacatatacaataattatattttgatattaaCATCATTTTGATattaacattttcttttaataattatacatgtttttttattttattaattaaaaattaatttatatattataaatatataaatataagttAAATAGTTTTTTAGCCAGGAAAATCAAGCAATTTGAGAGGGAATACTAAAGGAGATTTGATGCAATATGTAAAATTTAATCAAAGTATACTTGAAAACactacaaattaaaatataaactaGAATGGTAAGTGAATaattaaagtattattttttcgttaataaaattattcatttttgTATCTCAAACATGACAACAATTAAAGAAAATCAAATaggtatataattaaaaaaacttttaatCAAAGTGTCTTTTCTTATCCAAGTTTGTAACAGAAGACACACCTGTAGAGAAGTCGGGACAAGCgagataattgagttttcaCCACATCCAGATTGTTCAGGATGAACAGCTTCACAACCAATATTAGCATCACCTTCAGACATATCTATAGCAACTTCAGCACCTCCAGCTTGTTCAGGTTGAACACCTCTAGATTGTTCAGGTTGAACAGGTTCACCACCACCTTCAGACACATGTATAGCACTTTCACTACCTCCAATAATTTTACTACCTCCAGATTGCTTAGTGGTAGTGATGATTGGGGAAGTGTAGATGTAGGTTGGGGTGGATGCTTGTGGTAGTGTGTTAGAGATGGGGTGGTGGCGGACTGAGGTTGCGGAGTGGTAGGGGTGGCGGTGCCGTGAGTTGCGGGGGTGGCTGTGGGGGTAAAGGGTGGGTGTGGCGGTGGGGGTGGGAGTGGTGGGGGTGGAGATGCCGTGGCTTGTGGTGGTGGCGGTGAGGGTGCGGGGTGGCGGTGAGGGTTGGTGGTGGAGGGATGGTGGTAATTCTGCCCCTTGCAATAAAGTTGAAAATAGCAGTCTTTTTTTTTGGACATGTCATCTTTCATTAATTAACGGGTTTTTATTTTGTTGgactttttaattaattgggACAAAAATTATGCATATAAAAATGTAATCAAGCATAATTGCTTGacaaaaaaaagtataattGTATACTGACAAAAAATTTCTACACatacaataattatattttgatattaaCATCATTTTGatattaatattttcttttaataattatacaagtattttttattttattcgttaaaaattaatttatatattataaatatataaatattaattaaatagttTTTTAGCTGATAAAACCAAACAATTTGAGAGGAAATGCTAAAGGAGATTTGGTGCAATATGTAAAATTTAATCAACGTATGCTTGAAAGCACTACaatttaaaatatgaactagAATGGTAAGTCAATAATTAAAGTATTATTTCCTcgttaataaaattattcattttttgtATCTCCAACATgagaacaataaaagaaaatcaaagaggtatataattaaaataatttttaatcaaaGTGCCTTTTCTTATCCAAGTTTGTAACAGAAGACACACCTGTAGAGAAGTTGGGGCAAGCGAGATAATCAGATTTTCACCACCTCCAGATTGTTCAGGTTGAGCAGCTTCACGACCAATATTAGCATCACCTTCAGATACATTTATTCCAACTTCAGCACCTCTAACTTGTTCAGGTTAAACACCTCTAGATTGTTCAGGTTGAACATGTTCACCACCACCTTCAGAAACATGTATAGCATTTTCACTACCTCCAGCAATTTTACTACCTCCAGATTGCTTAGTGATAGTGATGATTGGGGAGGTATAGGTGTAGGTTAGGGTGGATGCTTGTGGTAGTGTAGTAGAGATGGGGTGGTGGCGGACTGGGGCTGCGGAGTGGTGGGGGTGGCGGACTGGGGCTGCGGAGTGGTGGGGGTGGCTGTAGGGGTAAAGGGTGGGTGTGGCGGTGGGGGTGGGAGTAGTGGGGGTGGAGATGCCGTGGCTTGTGGTGGTAGCGGTGAGGGTGCGGGGTGGCGGTAAGGTTGGTGGTGGGGGAATGGTGGAAATTCTGCCTCTTGCAATAAAGTTAAAAATATCAGTCTTTTTTTTGGACGTGTCATCTTTCTTCACTTAACGGACTTTTGTTTTGTTGGGCTTTTTAATTGATTGGGACAAAAATTATGCATACAGAAATATAATCAATCATAATTGCTTGACCAAAAAAAAGCATAATTGTATACTGACCAAAAAATGCTACACATACAATAATTGTATTTTGATATTAACATCATTTTGatattaatattttcttttaataattatacatgtattttttattttattaattaaaaattaatttatatattataaatatataaatattacttAAATAGATTTTTAGCCGGGAAAACCAAACAATTTGAGAGGGAATGCTAAAGGAGATTTGGTGCAATATGTAAAATTTAATCAAGTATGCTTGAAAGCActacaaattaaaatatgaactagAATGGTAAGTGAATAATTAAAGTATTATTTCCTcgttataaaattattcatttttatttctCCAACATgagaacaataaaagaaaatcaaagaggtatataattaaaataaattttaatcaaaGTGCCTTTTCTTATCCAAATTTTTAACAGAAGACACACCTGTAGAGAAGTCGGGGCAAGCGAGAGAATCGGATTTTCACCACCTCCAGATTGTTCGGATTGAACAGCTTCACGACAATTATTAGCATCACCTTCAGACACATCTATAGCAACTTCAGCACCTCCAACTTGTTCAGGTTGAACACCTCTAGATTGTTCAAGTTGAACATGTTCACCACCACCTTCAGGCACATGTATAGTATTTTCACAACCTCTAGTAATTTCACTGCATACAGATTGCTTAGTGGTAGTGATGATTGGGGAGGTGTAGGTGTAGGTTGAGGTCGATGCTTGTGGTAGTGTGGTAGAGATGGAGGAGGTGGCGGACTGGAGCTGCGGTGTGGTGGGGTGGCGGTGCCGTGAGTTGTGAGAGTGGCTGTGGGGGTAAAGGGTGGGTGTGGCGGTGGGAGTGGGAGTGGTGGGGGTGGAGATGCTGTGATTTGTGGTGGTGGCGGTGATGGTGCGGGGTGGCGGTAAGGGTTGGTGGTGGGGGATGGTGGTAATTCTGCCGCTTGCAATAAAGTTAAAAATATCAGCCATTTTTTTGGACGTGTCATCTTTCTTCAATTAACGGGCTTTTGTTTTGTTGGACTTTTTAATTGATTGGGACAAAAATTATGCACACAGAAATGTAATCAAGCATAATTgcttgacaaaaaaaaaagcataattGTATActgacaaaaaaattttacacatacaataattatattttgatattaacattattttgatattaacattttcttttaataaatatacatgtattattttattaattaaaaattaatttatatattataaatatgtaaatattaattaaatacttTTTTAGCCGGGAAAACCAAGCAAGTTGAGAGGGAATGCTAAAGGAGATTTGGTGCAATATGTAAAATTTAACAAAGTATACTTGAAAGCAccacaaaataaaatatgaactaGAATGGTAAGTGAATAATTAAAGTATTATTTTCTCgctaataaaattattcatttttgTATCTCCAACATgagaacaataaaagaaaatcaaagaggtatataattaaaataacttttaacCAAAGAGCATTTTCTTATCCAAGTTTGTAACAGAAGACACACCTGTAGAGAAGTTGGGACAAGCGAGATAATCAGATTTTTACCACTTCCAGATTGTTCAGGTTGAACAGCTTCACGACCAATATTAGCATCTCCTTCAGACACATCTATAACAACTTCAGCACCTCCAGCTTGTTCAGGTTGAACACCTCTAGATTGTTCAGGTTGAACAGGTTCACCACCACCTTCAGACACATGTATAACATTTTCACTACCTCCAGCAATTTCACTACCTCCAGATTGCTTAGTGATAGTGATGATTGGGGAGGTATAGGTGTAGGTTGGGTGGATGCTTGTGGTAGTATAGTAGAGATGGGGGTGGTGGCGGATTGGGGCTGCATAGTGGTGGGGGTGGCTGTAGGGGTAAAGGGTGGGTGTGGCGGTGGGGTTGGGAGTGGTGGGGGTGGAGATGCCGTGGCTTGTGGTGGTGGCGGTGAGGGTGCGGGATGGCGGTAAGGGTTGGTGGTGGGGGGATAGTGGTAATTCTGCCGCTTACAATAAAGTTAAAAATATCAGTCATTTTTTAGGACTTGTCATCTTTCTTCAATTAATGGACTTTTGTTTTGTTGGGTTTTTTAATTGATTGGGACAAAAATTATGCATACAGAAATATAATCAATCATAATTGCTTGACCAAAAAAACACATAATTGTATACTGACCAAAACATTCTACACatacaataattatattttgatattaacatcattttgattttaatattttcttttaataattatacatgtaatttttattttattaattaaaaattaatttatatattataaatatataaatattaattaaatagttTTTTAGTCGGGGAAACCAAGCAATTTGAGAGGGAATGCTAAAGGAGATTTCGTGCAATATGTAAAATTTAATCAAAGTATGCTTGAAAGCActacaaattaaaatatgaattagAATGGTAAGTGAATAATTAAAGTATTATTTCCTcgttaataaaattattcatttttgTATCTCCAACatgaaaacaataaaagaaaatcaaagaggtatataataaaaataaattttaaccaAAGTGCCTTTTCTTATCCAAATTGGTAACAGAAGACACACTTGTAGAGAAGTCGGGGCAAGCGAGATAATCAAATTTTCACCACCTCCAGATTGTTCAGGTTGAACAGCTTCACGACCAATATTAGCATCACCTTCAGACACATCTATAGCAACTTCAGCACCTCCAACTTGTTCAGGTTGAACACCTCTAGATTGTTCAAGTTGAACAGGTTTACCACCTACTTCAGACACATGTATAGTATTTTCACTACCTCCAGCAATTTCACTACTTCCAGATTACTTAGTGATAGTGATGATTGGGAGATGTAGGTGTAGGTTGAGGTGGATGCTTGTGGTAGTGTGGTAGAGATGGGGGTGGTGGCGGACTGGGGGCTGCGGAGTGGTGGGGTGACGGTGCCGTGAGTTGTGGGAGTGGCTGTGGGGGTAAAGGGTGGGTGTGGCGGTGGGAGTGGGGGTGGTGGGGGTAGAGATAT includes:
- the LOC130933656 gene encoding uncharacterized protein LOC130933656, which encodes MTDIFNFIASGRITTIPHHQPLPPPCTVTATTTNHGISTPTTPTLTATPTLYPHSHPHNSRHCHPTTPQPQSATTSISTTLPQASTPTYTYTSPIITTTKQSVGSENALHVSEGGGKPVQPEQSRGVQPEQVGGAEVAIDVSEGVANIGREAVQPEQSGSGENSIISLASSSLQLFNLNNLAVVKIRLSRLPRVLYSEIAGGSENTIHVSEVGGKPVQLEQSRGVQPEQVGGAEVAIDVSEGDANIGREAVQPEQSGELPLSPHHQPLPPSRTLTATTTSHGISTPTTPNPTATPTLYPYSHPHHYAAPIRHHPHLYYTTTSIHPTYTYTSPIITITKQSGGSEIAGGSENVIHVSEGGGEPVQPEQSRGVQPEQAGGAEVVIDVSEGDANIGREAVQPEQSGSELPPSPTTNPYRHPAPSPPPPQITASPPPPLPLPPPHPPFTPTATLTTHGTATPPHRSSSGGEHVQLEQSRGVQPEQVGGAEVAIDVSEGDANNCREAVQSEQSGGGENPILSLAPTSLQTDIFNFIARGRISTIPPPPTLPPPRTLTATTTSHGISTPTTPTPTATPTLYPYSHPHHSAAPVRHPHHSAAPVRHHPISTTLPQASTLTYTYTSPIITITKQSGGSKIAGGSENAIHVSEGGGEHVQPEQSRGDANIGREAAQPEQSGGGENLIISLAPTSLQKFFVKLPPSLHHQPSPPPRTLTATTTSHGISTPTTPTPTATPTLYPHSHPRNSRHRHPYHSATSVRHHPISNTLPQASTPTYIYTSPIITTTKQSGGSKIIGGSESAIHVSEGGGEPVQPEQSRGVQPEQAGGAEVAIDMSEGDANIGCEAVHPEQSGCGENSIISLVPTSLQNYHHPPTTNSHRHPASSPPPPQATTSPLPSLPPPTRHPPFTPITTPKTHGTATPTTLQPQSAIIPISTTLPQASTPTYTYTSPIITTTKQSGGSEIAGGSKNTIHVSEGGGEHVQPEQAGGAEVAIDVSEGDANIGREPVQPEQYGGGKNLIISLAPTSL